One region of Oryza glaberrima chromosome 7, OglaRS2, whole genome shotgun sequence genomic DNA includes:
- the LOC127779434 gene encoding uncharacterized protein LOC127779434 isoform X2, whose amino-acid sequence MLIPLAHLPRPPPLTASAIFRPRAPRLLASLSLATPPPPLLAASAFASLPLRALLSESQREVEMVGESEGRPLRVGLVCGGPSPERGISLNSARSVLDHIQGEDLLVTCYYIDCGMNAYSISPAQLYSNTPSDFDFKLESLAQGFQSLFDFAQHLAANVDIVFPVIHGKFGEDGGIQELLEKANVPFVGTPSKNCLLAFDKYNASLELNAQGFLTVPNFLVEKDKLAKSKLEEWFQSINLDKENGKVVVKPTSAGSSIGVVVAYGVNDAAEKAEGIISEGIDDKVIIEVFLEGGTEFTAIVVDVGTANNSEPVVLLPTEVELQSSSNIDIQEDTIFNYRRKYLPTRQVAYHTPPRFPSEVIDCIRQGVSILFRCLGLRDFARIDGWFLPTPVTSLPSAENTGKFGNTKYGAVLFTDINLMTGMEQTSFLFQQSSKVGFSHSRILRTVVQHACSRYPSLVPCSNAWTALSRKIQAAKQAEAIQKGTSKKKVFVIFGGDTSERQVSLMSGTNVWLNLQGFDDLDVTPCLLTSGNGYSSFHNQNMNGISRDVWTLPYSLVLRHTIEEVNAACIEAIDPERMELTSRLRDQVMNELGQSLSKYDWFAGFDIADKQPIKYSLQQWINHVKEAQAVVFIAVHGGIGEDGTIQSLLGSAGVPYTGPGQIASRTCMDKVATSLAVSHLASYGVHTIPKDLRATEEILKSSPDDIWNDLKAKLQTETVCVKPARDGCSTGVARLWWNWNQLDTTSFNNYERGSPAEVQKLYRNFGKRSRIGRLFKNRRIC is encoded by the exons atgcTGATCCCACTCGCTCACCTCCCACGCCCACCACCACTCACCGCCTCCGCTATATTTCGCCCCCGCGCCcctcgcctcctcgcctcgctcTCGCTtgccacccctcctcctcctctacttGCAGCTTCAGCTTTCGCTTCGCTGCCGCTGCGGGCGCTGCTCTCCGAGTCCCAGCGGGAGGTGGAGATGGTGGGCGAATCGGAGGGGAGGCCGCTCCGGGTTGGCCTCGTCTGCGGCGGGCCCTCCCCGGAGAGGGGCATCTCCCTCAACTCCGCGCGATCCGTCCTCGATCACATTCAG GGGGAGGACTTGCTGGTCACCTGCTACTACATCGACTGCGGCATGAACGCCTACTCCATATCACCTGCGCAG CTATATTCCAACACCCCTTCAGATTTTGATTTCAAACTTGAAAG TCTAGCCCAAGGATTCCAATCCCTATTTGACTTTGCACAACATCTTGCCGCAAATGTTGACATTGTCTTCCCGGTGATCCATGGCAAATTTGGTGAAGATGGTGGTATTCAG GAGCTTTTGGAGAAAGCAAATGTTCCATTTGTTGGGACACCCTCTAAAAATTGCCTCCTTGCTTTTGACAAG TATAATGCATCGCTTGAGCTCAATGCACAAGGCTTTTTAACAGTACCAAACTTTCTTGTAGAG AAGGACAAATTAGCTAAGTCGAAACTGGAGGAATGGTTTCAAAGCATCAATTTGGATAAAGAAAATGGCAAAGTAGTG GTCAAACCTACAAGTGCTGGATCGAGTATTGGTGTAGTTGTTGCTTATGGTGTTAATGATGCAGCTGAGAAAGCCGAGGGAATAATTTCAGAG GGAATTGACGACAAGGTTATCATAGAAGTTTTTCTTGAAGGGGGCACTGAGTTTACAGCcattgttgttgatgttgggaCAGCTAATAACAGTGAGCCTGTTGTTCTCCTTCCCACGGAA GTTGAGCTTCAATCCTCCAGTAATATTGATATTCAGGAGGATACAATATTTAACTACCGTCGGAAGTACCTTCCAACTCGACAG GTTGCTTATCATACACCTCCACGATTTCCATCAGAGGTGATTGATTGCATCAGACAAGGAGTGTCTATTTTATTTCGTTGTCTTGGCCTGCGTGATTTCGCGAGGATAGATGGTTGGTTTTTACCTACTCCCGTTACCTCTCTACCTTCAGCTGAAAATACTGGTAAATTTGGAAATACCAAATACGGTGCTGTCCTTTTTACTGACATTAATTTG ATGACTGGGATGGAGCAAACCAGCTTTTTATTCCAACAATCTTCTAAG gtTGGATTCTCTCACTCTCGAATCCTTCGTACAGTTGTTCAGCATGCTTGCTCGCGGTATCCGTCTCTTGTACCATGCAGTAATGCATGGACTGCTTTGTCCAGAAAAATACAAGCAGCAAAACAAGCAGAAGCAATCCAAAAAGGTACATCCAAAAAAAAGGTCTTTGTGATCTTTGGTGGTGACACTTCTGAGCGGCAAGTCTCTCTTATGAGTGGCACAAATGTCTGGCTTAATTTGCAAGGTTTTGATGAT CTTGACGTGACACCTTGTTTGCTTACATCTGGAAATGGTTATTCTTCCTTCCACAACCAAAATATGAATGGAATTTCACGTGATGTATGGACATTGCC ATATTCGTTAGTGCTACGACATACCATTGAAGAAGTTAATGCCGCGTGTATTGAGGCAATTGATCCAGAACGGATGGAATTAACATCCCGTTTACGTGACCAAGTAATGAATGAACTTGGACAGTCATTAAGCAAATATGATTGGTTTGCGGGCTTTGACATTGCCGATAAGCAACCTATCAAATACTCTCTTCAACAATGGATCAATCATGTTAAGGAAGCTCAAGCCGTAGTGTTTATAgcag TGCATGGTGGTATTGGAGAAGATGGTACTATTCAATCGCTGTTGGGATCTGCAGGAGTTCCTTACACAG GGCCTGGACAAATAGCTTCTAGGACATGCATGGACAAAGTTGCAACTTCACTTGCCGTTAGCCAT CTGGCTAGCTATGGAGTTCACACCATACCAAAGGATCTGAGAGCAACAGAAGAGATACTAAAGTCGTCTCCTGACGATATCTGGAATGACCTGAAAGCAAAACTACAAACTGAAACGGTTTGTGTGAAACCTGCTCGTGATGGATGCTCAACTGGTGTGGCAAGATTGTG GTGGAACTGGAATCAACTTGACACCACCTCCTTCAACAATTATGAG CGAGGAAGCCCTGCAGAAGTGCAAAAGTTGTATCGAAACTTTGGCAAACGCTCTCGGATTGGAAGGCTTTTCAAGAATAGACGCATTTGTTAA
- the LOC127778943 gene encoding sex determination protein tasselseed-2-like: protein MFKEVNGVKHLEKEGVYIHIRPRARSIDNHLALLASHQTIDRQERERACVAMTAVDLMPAADDDNNKQSSTGLLHHHQLPAAADNAILHNTRRLEGKVAIVTGGSRGIGEAIVRAFVHHGALVVVADIDDAGGHALAAALGPHACTYVHCDVAEEADVERAVATTLEQHGRLDVLCNNAGVLGRQTRGAKSIASLDAAEFARVLRVNALGAALGMKHAARAMVPRRSGSIVSVASVAGVLGGLGPHAYTASKHALVGLTKNAACELGEHGIRVNCISPFGVATPMLVNAWRQGQGGDHADEDQAAASEEKEVEKMEEMVRRLATLKGPTLRAGDIAEAAVFLASDESRYVSGHNLVVDGGVTTSRNVIGL, encoded by the exons atgtttaaagaagtcaacggtgtcaaacatttagagaaggagggagtatatatacacatacggCCAcgcgctcgatcgatcgataacCACCTTGCCTTGCTTGCCTCTCATCAGACGATCGATCgacaagagagagaaagagcttGCGTCGCAATGACCGCCGTCGACTTGATGCCTGCAGCTGACGACGACAACAACAAGCAGTCAtccaccggcctcctccaccaccaccagctccccgccgccgccgacaacgcCATACTACACAATACCAG GCGGCTGGAGGGGAAGGTGGCCATCGTCACCGGCGGCTCGCGTGGCATCGGCGAAGCCATCGTAAGGGCCTTCGTTCACCACGGtgctctcgtcgtcgtcgccgacatcGACGACGCCGGGGGCCACGcgctggccgccgcgctcggccCGCACGCCTGCACCTACGTCCACTGCGACGTGGCCGAGGAGGCCGACGTGGaacgcgccgtcgccaccacgcTGGAGCAGCACGGCCGCCTGGACGTGCTGTGCAACAACGCCGGGGTGCTGGGCCGCCAGACGCGCGGCGCCAAGAGCATCGCGTCCCTCGACGCCGCCGAGTTCGCCCGCGTGCTGCGCGTCAACGCGCTGGGCGCCGCCCTCGGCATGAAGCACGCGGCGCGTGCCATGGTGCCCCGCCGCTCCGGGAGCATCGTGTCGGTGGCGAGCGTGGCGGGCGTGCTGGGCGGCCTCGGCCCGCACGCGTACACGGCCTCCAAGCACGCCCTAGTGGGGCTCACCAAGAACGCCGCCTGCGAGCTCGGGGAGCACGGCATCCGCGTCAACTGCATCTCCCCCTTCGGCGTGGCGACGCCGATGCTGGTGAACGCGTGGCGGCAGGGGCAGGGAGGAGATCACGCGGATGAggatcaggcggcggcgagcgaggagaaggaggtggagaagatggaggagatggtgcGGAGGCTGGCGACGCTCAAGGGGCCGACGCTGCGGGCAGGCGAcatcgcggaggcggcggtgttcCTGGCCAGCGACGAGTCCAGGTACGTGTCCGGCCacaacctcgtcgtcgacggcggcgtcacCACCTCCAGAAACGTCATCGGCCTCTGA
- the LOC127780351 gene encoding uncharacterized protein LOC127780351 yields MQIQWEASRKQLQHVARRVLSLPTTISLLHLVSCCATLVVSFIPGLASQELASRQDQQPQLLLLHQQQRQEEEEEDLESEQQRNQWLVIRLYEAINARDHTAAHALLAPDLEWWYHGPPASHHMMRLLTGCASPSSSSFRFRPLSVHALPASDVVIAEGITGRFHDSYWVHAWTVGPGPNGDRVITHLREYLNTDLTVTRLPPTRCLWQSRRPDLPALLLAL; encoded by the exons ATGCAGATTCAGTGGGAAGCTTCCAGGAAGCAATTGCAG CACGTCGCTCGAAGAGTTTTGAGCCTCCCAACCACAATCTCCCTCCTTCACTTGGTTTCTTGTTGTGCAACTCTCGTCGTCTCGTTCATCCCCGGGCTGGCATCGCAGGAGCTGGCGTCTCGACAGGATCAGCAgccgcagctgctgctgctgcaccaaCAACAacgacaagaagaagaagaagaagacttGGAGTCggagcagcagcggaaccagtGGTTGGTGATCCGGCTGTACGAGGCCATCAACGCCCGAGACCACACCGCCGCGCACGCCCTCCTCGCCCCGGACCTCGAGTGGTGGTACCATGGCCCACCCGCCAGCCACCACATGATGCGCCTCCTCACCGGCTGCGCCtcgccctcctcttcctccttccgCTTCCGCCCGCTCTCCGTCCACGCCCTCCCGGCCTCCGACGTCGTCATCGCCGAGGGCATCACCGGCCGCTTCCACGACAGCTACTGGGTGCACGCTTGGACCGTGGGACCCGGCCCCAATGGGGATAGGGTCATCACCCACCTCCGCGAGTACCTCAACACCGATCTCACCGTCACCCGCCTCCCGCCCACCCGCTGCCTCTGGCAGAGCCGCCGCCCCGACCTCccggccctcctcctcgccctctaA
- the LOC127778793 gene encoding pectinesterase-like — MSKGAIIGASTVLVVAVVAAVCVVSFKNGGGGKEDGELSTSVKSVKAFCQPTDYQQTCEEELGKAAGNGASSPTDLAKAMFAVTSEKISKAISESSTLEELKNDKRTSGALQNCKELLEYAVDDLKTSFEKLGGFEMTNFHKAVDDLRTWLSAALTYQGTCLDGFLNTTTDAADKMKSALNSSQELTEDILAVVDQFSATLGSLNIGRRRLLADDGMPVWMSEGGRRQLLEAAGPEAGPVEFKPDVTVAADGSGDVKTIGEAVAKVPPKNKERYTIYVKAGTYKEYVSVGRPATNVNMIGDGIGKTIITGNKNFKMNLTTKDTATMEAIGNGFFMRGITVENTAGPENHQAVALRAQSDMAVFYQCEFDGYQDTLYPHAQRQFFRDCTVSGTIDFIFGNSQVVLQNCLLQPRKPMDNQVNIITAQGRREKRSAGGTVIHNCTVAPHPDLEKFTDKVKTYLARPWKEYSRTIFVQNEIGAVVDPVGWLEWNGNFALDTLYYAEVDNHGPGADMSKRAKWKGVQSLTYQDVQKEFTVEAFIQGQEFIPKFGVPYIPGLLPQTQQGRMH, encoded by the exons ATGAGCAAAGGTGCTATCATCGGCGCTTCCACCgtgctggtggtggcggtggtggcagccGTGTGCGTGGTGTCGTtcaagaacggcggcggcggcaaggaggaTGGCGAGCTGTCCACGTCGGTGAAGTCGGTGAAGGCCTTCTGCCAGCCGACGGACTACCAGCAGACGTGCGAGGAGGAGCTGGGGAAGGCCGCCGGCAATGGCGCCAGCTCGCCGACGGACCTGGCCAAGGCCATGTTCGCCGTGACGTCGGAGAAGATCTCCAAGGCCATCAGCGAGTCGTCGACGCTGGAGGAGCTCAAGAACGACAAGCGCACGTCGGGCGCCCTGCAGAACTGCAAGGAGCTGCTGGAGTATGCCGTGGACGACCTCAAGACGTCGTTCGAGAAGCTCGGGGGGTTCGAGATGACCAACTTCCACAAGGCCGTGGACGACCTCCGCACCTGGCTCAGCGCCGCCCTCACCTACCAGGGCACCTGCCTCGACGGCTTCCTCAACaccaccaccgacgccgccgacaaGATGAAAAGCGCCCTCAACAGCTCGCAGGAGCTCACGGAGGACATCCTCGCCGTGGTCGACCAGTTCTCCGCCACGCTCGGCAGCCTCAacatcggccgccgccgcctgctcgccgacgacggcaTGCCGGTGTGGATGTCGgagggcgggaggcggcagctgctggaggcggcggggccCGAGGCCGGGCCCGTGGAGTTCAAGCCGGacgtgacggtggcggcggacgggagCGGCGACGTGAAGACGatcggcgaggcggtggcgaaggTGCCCCCGAAGAACAAGGAGCGGTACACCATCTACGTGAAGGCCGGGACGTACAAGGAGTACGTGTCGGtggggcggccggcgacgaacgtGAACATGATAGGCGACGGCATCGGGAAGACCATCATCACGGGGAACAAGAACTTCAAGATGAACCTGACGACCAAGGACACGGCGACGATGGAGGCGATCGGGAACGGCTTCTTCATGAGGGGGATCACGGTGGAGAACACGGCGGGGCCGGAGAACCACCAGGCGGTGGCTCTCCGCGCGCAGAGCGACATGGCGGTGTTCTACCAGTGCGAGTTCGACGGGTACCAGGACACGCTGTACCCGCACGCGCAGCGCCAGTTCTTCCGCGACTGCACAGTGTCGGGGACAATCGACTTCATATTCGGGAACTCGCAG GTTGTTCTTCAGAACTGCTTGCTCCAGCCTCGTAAGCCGATGGACAACCAGGTGAACATCATAACGGCGCAGGGGCGGCGGGAGAAGAGGTCGGCGGGAGGGACGGTGATCCACAACTGCACGGTGGCGCCGCACCCGGACCTGGAGAAGTTCACGGACAAGGTGAAGACGTACCTGGCGCGGCCGTGGAAGGAGTACTCGCGGACAATCTTCGTGCAGAACGAGATCGGGGCGGTGGTGGATCCGGTGGGGTGGCTGGAGTGGAACGGCAACTTCGCCCTGGACACCCTCTACTACGCGGAGGTTGACAACCATGGCCCCGGCGCCGACATGAGCAAGCGCGCCAAGTGGAAGGGCGTCCAGTCCCTCACCTACCAGGACGTCCAGAAGGAGTTCACCGTGGAGGCCTTCATCCAGGGCCAGGAGTTCATCCCCAAGTTCGGCGTCCCTTACATCCCCGGCCTTCTCCCCCAGACGCAGCAGGGCAGGATGCACTAA
- the LOC127779434 gene encoding uncharacterized protein LOC127779434 isoform X1: protein MLIPLAHLPRPPPLTASAIFRPRAPRLLASLSLATPPPPLLAASAFASLPLRALLSESQREVEMVGESEGRPLRVGLVCGGPSPERGISLNSARSVLDHIQGEDLLVTCYYIDCGMNAYSISPAQLYSNTPSDFDFKLESLAQGFQSLFDFAQHLAANVDIVFPVIHGKFGEDGGIQELLEKANVPFVGTPSKNCLLAFDKYNASLELNAQGFLTVPNFLVEKDKLAKSKLEEWFQSINLDKENGKVVVKPTSAGSSIGVVVAYGVNDAAEKAEGIISEGIDDKVIIEVFLEGGTEFTAIVVDVGTANNSEPVVLLPTEVELQSSSNIDIQEDTIFNYRRKYLPTRQVAYHTPPRFPSEVIDCIRQGVSILFRCLGLRDFARIDGWFLPTPVTSLPSAENTGKFGNTKYGAVLFTDINLMTGMEQTSFLFQQSSKVGFSHSRILRTVVQHACSRYPSLVPCSNAWTALSRKIQAAKQAEAIQKGTSKKKVFVIFGGDTSERQVSLMSGTNVWLNLQGFDDLDVTPCLLTSGNGYSSFHNQNMNGISRDVWTLPYSLVLRHTIEEVNAACIEAIDPERMELTSRLRDQVMNELGQSLSKYDWFAGFDIADKQPIKYSLQQWINHVKEAQAVVFIAVHGGIGEDGTIQSLLGSAGVPYTGPGQIASRTCMDKVATSLAVSHLASYGVHTIPKDLRATEEILKSSPDDIWNDLKAKLQTETVCVKPARDGCSTGVARLCCPKDLEVYANALERKLQRMPANCLSRAHGVIEMPVSPPESLIFEPFIETDEIIISTKSVDDSTRHLVWKGENKWLEVTVGVVGKRGEMLSLNPSITVKESGDILSLEEKFQGGTGINLTPPPSTIMSEEALQKCKSCIETLANALGLEGFSRIDAFVNVQNGEILLIEVNTVPGMTPSTVLIHQALTEKPPIYPHKFFRTLLDLAFARAN, encoded by the exons atgcTGATCCCACTCGCTCACCTCCCACGCCCACCACCACTCACCGCCTCCGCTATATTTCGCCCCCGCGCCcctcgcctcctcgcctcgctcTCGCTtgccacccctcctcctcctctacttGCAGCTTCAGCTTTCGCTTCGCTGCCGCTGCGGGCGCTGCTCTCCGAGTCCCAGCGGGAGGTGGAGATGGTGGGCGAATCGGAGGGGAGGCCGCTCCGGGTTGGCCTCGTCTGCGGCGGGCCCTCCCCGGAGAGGGGCATCTCCCTCAACTCCGCGCGATCCGTCCTCGATCACATTCAG GGGGAGGACTTGCTGGTCACCTGCTACTACATCGACTGCGGCATGAACGCCTACTCCATATCACCTGCGCAG CTATATTCCAACACCCCTTCAGATTTTGATTTCAAACTTGAAAG TCTAGCCCAAGGATTCCAATCCCTATTTGACTTTGCACAACATCTTGCCGCAAATGTTGACATTGTCTTCCCGGTGATCCATGGCAAATTTGGTGAAGATGGTGGTATTCAG GAGCTTTTGGAGAAAGCAAATGTTCCATTTGTTGGGACACCCTCTAAAAATTGCCTCCTTGCTTTTGACAAG TATAATGCATCGCTTGAGCTCAATGCACAAGGCTTTTTAACAGTACCAAACTTTCTTGTAGAG AAGGACAAATTAGCTAAGTCGAAACTGGAGGAATGGTTTCAAAGCATCAATTTGGATAAAGAAAATGGCAAAGTAGTG GTCAAACCTACAAGTGCTGGATCGAGTATTGGTGTAGTTGTTGCTTATGGTGTTAATGATGCAGCTGAGAAAGCCGAGGGAATAATTTCAGAG GGAATTGACGACAAGGTTATCATAGAAGTTTTTCTTGAAGGGGGCACTGAGTTTACAGCcattgttgttgatgttgggaCAGCTAATAACAGTGAGCCTGTTGTTCTCCTTCCCACGGAA GTTGAGCTTCAATCCTCCAGTAATATTGATATTCAGGAGGATACAATATTTAACTACCGTCGGAAGTACCTTCCAACTCGACAG GTTGCTTATCATACACCTCCACGATTTCCATCAGAGGTGATTGATTGCATCAGACAAGGAGTGTCTATTTTATTTCGTTGTCTTGGCCTGCGTGATTTCGCGAGGATAGATGGTTGGTTTTTACCTACTCCCGTTACCTCTCTACCTTCAGCTGAAAATACTGGTAAATTTGGAAATACCAAATACGGTGCTGTCCTTTTTACTGACATTAATTTG ATGACTGGGATGGAGCAAACCAGCTTTTTATTCCAACAATCTTCTAAG gtTGGATTCTCTCACTCTCGAATCCTTCGTACAGTTGTTCAGCATGCTTGCTCGCGGTATCCGTCTCTTGTACCATGCAGTAATGCATGGACTGCTTTGTCCAGAAAAATACAAGCAGCAAAACAAGCAGAAGCAATCCAAAAAGGTACATCCAAAAAAAAGGTCTTTGTGATCTTTGGTGGTGACACTTCTGAGCGGCAAGTCTCTCTTATGAGTGGCACAAATGTCTGGCTTAATTTGCAAGGTTTTGATGAT CTTGACGTGACACCTTGTTTGCTTACATCTGGAAATGGTTATTCTTCCTTCCACAACCAAAATATGAATGGAATTTCACGTGATGTATGGACATTGCC ATATTCGTTAGTGCTACGACATACCATTGAAGAAGTTAATGCCGCGTGTATTGAGGCAATTGATCCAGAACGGATGGAATTAACATCCCGTTTACGTGACCAAGTAATGAATGAACTTGGACAGTCATTAAGCAAATATGATTGGTTTGCGGGCTTTGACATTGCCGATAAGCAACCTATCAAATACTCTCTTCAACAATGGATCAATCATGTTAAGGAAGCTCAAGCCGTAGTGTTTATAgcag TGCATGGTGGTATTGGAGAAGATGGTACTATTCAATCGCTGTTGGGATCTGCAGGAGTTCCTTACACAG GGCCTGGACAAATAGCTTCTAGGACATGCATGGACAAAGTTGCAACTTCACTTGCCGTTAGCCAT CTGGCTAGCTATGGAGTTCACACCATACCAAAGGATCTGAGAGCAACAGAAGAGATACTAAAGTCGTCTCCTGACGATATCTGGAATGACCTGAAAGCAAAACTACAAACTGAAACGGTTTGTGTGAAACCTGCTCGTGATGGATGCTCAACTGGTGTGGCAAGATTGTG TTGTCCGAAGGACTTGGAGGTATATGCAAACGCATTGGAGAGAAAATTACAGCGCATGCCTGCTAACTGTTTATCTAGG GCACATGGTGTCATTGAGATGCCAGTCTCTCCTCCAGAGTCACTGATATTTGAACCTTTTATTGAAACCGATGAAATTATCATTTCAACCAAATCAGTGGATGATAGCACCCGACATCTGGTATGGAAGGGGGAAAATAAATGGCTTGAAGTGACTGTTGGTGTAGTTGGCAAACGTGGAGAAATGCTGTCACTAAATCCAAGTATCACAGTCAAAGAAAGTGGTGACATTTTATCTCTTGAGGAGAAATTTCAAG GTGGAACTGGAATCAACTTGACACCACCTCCTTCAACAATTATGAG CGAGGAAGCCCTGCAGAAGTGCAAAAGTTGTATCGAAACTTTGGCAAACGCTCTCGGATTGGAAGGCTTTTCAAGAATAGACGCATTTGTTAATGTCCAGAATGGGGAG ATACTGCTGATAGAGGTAAACACTGTTCCTGGGATGACTCCATCCACTGTACTGATTCACCAG GCACTGACGGAGAAACCACCCATCTATCCCCACAAGTTTTTCCGGACGCTTCTTGATCTGGCGTTTGCAAGGGCGAACTAG